From Elaeis guineensis isolate ETL-2024a chromosome 16, EG11, whole genome shotgun sequence, a single genomic window includes:
- the LOC105059649 gene encoding protein FREE1, giving the protein MQQGGDSGSAYYPHRYPPPSVPNPSPHPNPSEFPLSNPIQPTYASAPPYSQFSSPDFSAFSSSYPPYSQNPDPVLNLPPSAPSYTQPQSQSPSQNSQFTPYQTYNPSPYPPEQSSSAPLPHVQEPSSHPYYQYDSHQPAGSYAPPMNPDRNPSPPPNQNSSFSAPFPPYDNPYEGSAARFDHGGSYFSENSGRYDAGVTAGFGRSSSGFDQDFYERKPESGLRYDQGDSLNDFLGEGVYAYDGGRVEPYGARGTAATRPSTALFDDYGRSIGFSSAGKDEGGSVGKIVRAVPKADAQQDVKNGVQKFRVKLLAEGGGQSTTDVLCQIGLDGIRMLDPHSSRTLRIYPLETVTRWEVTDSSVFTFWSKSSVDIEPRRIRLQSNSYTTNTILDTVTAATVQIKEMGARDSLVRGKGTADGANLSEQSNEKKKGLVDWLNLKKPGNEEKDHWVPDEAVSKCTSCRTDFGAFVRRHHCRNCGEIFCDKCTQGRIALTADENAQPVRVCDRCMAEVSRRLSYAKEPSSKPAGLHSHEDLARQLQEEMDKNRKSSSGLKSSDGSGSRMREVACPTCTVHLQVQVPASGSETIECGVCQHPFLVGAH; this is encoded by the exons ATGCAGCAAGGCGGCGATAGCGGCTCGGCGTATTACCCCCACCGGTACCCTCCTCCATCGGTCCCAAACCCTAGTCCTCACCCTAACCCTAGCGAATTTCCGCTCTCCAATCCGATCCAGCCGACCTACGCCTCCGCCCCGCCGTATTCCCAGTTCTCCTCCCCAGATTTCTCTGCCTTCTCCTCGTCCTACCCTCCCTACTCCCAAAATCCCGACCCCGTCCTCAATCTTCCCCCTTCGGCCCCCTCCTACACCCAGCCGCAGTCCCAATCGCCTTCCCAAAATTCCCAATTCACCCCCTACCAGACCTACAATCCCTCGCCCTACCCGCCGGAGCAGTCGTCATCGGCGCCGTTGCCCCACGTCCAGGAGCCCTCTTCTCATCCTTATTACCAGTATGACTCCCATCAGCCGGCCGGGAGTTATGCCCCGCCGATGAACCCTGATCGCAATCCCAGTCCTCCACCCAACCAAAATTCGTCCTTTTCCGCTCCTTTCCCTCCGTATGATAACCCTTACGAGGGTTCTGCTGCTAGATTCGATCATGGTGGTTCGTATTTTAGTGAGAATTCTGGGAGGTATGACGCTGGCGTGACCGCGGGCTTTGGTCGGAGTAGTTCGGGTTTTGATCAGGATTTCTATGAGAGGAAGCCGGAGAGTGGGCTGCGGTATGATCAGGGTGATTCGCTGAATGATTTTCTTGGTGAGGGTGTATATGCCTATGATGGGGGTAGGGTGGAGCCGTATGGTGCACGGGGAACGGCGGCTACCAGGCCTTCCACAGCGTTATTTGATGATTATGGGAGATCCATTGGCTTCTCTTCGGCTGGGAAGGACGAGGGAGGGAGCGTGGGGAAGATTGTCAGGGCCGTGCCGAAGGCGGATGCTCAGCAGGACGTGAAGAATGGGGTGCAGAAGTTCCGGGTCAAGCTATTGGCCGAAGGGGGTGGGCAGAGCACCACGGATGTTCTTTGCCAG ATTGGTTTGGATGGAATTCGTATGCTTGATCCACACTCTAGCAGAACATTGAGGATATACCCCCTTGAGACTGTCACAAGATGGGAA GTAACAGATTCATCTGTCTTTACATTCTGGTCTAAGAGCTCTGTCGATATTGAACCAAGGCGCATAAGGCTGCAGTCAAACAGCTATACTACCAATACCATACTTGACACAGTGACAGCTGCAACAGTGCAG ATCAAGGAGATGGGTGCAAGAGATAGCCTTGTTAGAGGCAAAGGAACTGCTGATGGTGCAAATCTATCTGAACAGTCAAATGAGAAGAAGAAAGGGTTAGTTGATTGGCTGAACTTGAAGAAACCTGGCAATGAGGAGAAGGACCATTGG GTTCCAGATGAAGCAGTTAGTAAATGCACATCATGCAGAACAGATTTTGGAGCTTTTGTTCGCAGG CATCATTGCAGGAATTGTGGTGAGATTTTCTGTGACAAGTGCACACAGGGGAGAATTGCTCTTACTGCAGATGAAAATGCTCAGCCAGTCAGAGTTTGTGATAGATGCATG GCAGAAGTTTCTCGAAGGTTGAGCTATGCAAAGGAACCTTCCAGTAAACCTGCTGGACTTCACAGTCATGAGGATCTTGCCAGACAGCTTCAG GAGGAAATGGACAAAAATCGCAAGTCATCTTCGG GTTTGAAGTCCTCTGATGGTTCTGGGAGCCGGATGAGGGAAGTTGCATGTCCCACCTGCACGGTCCATCTTCAG GTTCAAGTTCCAGCCTCAGGCTCTGAAACAATAGAATGTGGTGTCTGCCAACACCCCTTCCTGGTGGGTGCTCATTGA
- the LOC105059650 gene encoding mediator of RNA polymerase II transcription subunit 4: MMQSHTPPVMQSPARLGLPNAHSPSLPPNPSPNPNPNPNPNPNPKPAAPSSSSSATVPTAGHHHPAAAATTTSSALLSLLPPLPRAQALLAQMASLATKLFDVSPQRAHWLASFRGSLPSFLPSASASASAAPIPSSSSSSSAAPSSAKEVVALFTALQTQIFEAVAELQEILDLQDSRLKLAREIRAKDSTLLSFTKKIREAEQVLDQLVDDYSDYRRDPKRPKSDQDSSDSGCSTSLRSSLDLQEILSYAHRISYTTFAPPEHAGLAPLRGALPPAPQENEMRASQLYHFADLDVGVLKKAPEAKERAADALAEPPLMEPTPPREEAPVPIPPMLPITVPAGWRKGMPIELPNELPLPPLGWKPGDPINLPLDGVVVGNREEQRVGGVPGMPGVPAPPPKAPEAIQVKYVQLDINPDQDDYSSDYSSDVGSSEEDDED, from the coding sequence atgATGCAGAGCCACACTCCGCCGGTGATGCAGTCACCGGCGAGGCTCGGCCTGCCAAACGCCcactccccctccctccctccaaaCCCCAGTcccaaccctaaccctaaccctaaccctaaccctaaccctaaacccgcTGCcccgtcctcctcctcctccgccaccGTCCCCACCGCTGGCCACCACCACCCGGCCGCCGCCGCTACCACCACCTCCTCCgccctcctctccctcctccctcctcttCCCCGCGCCCAGGCCCTCCTCGCCCAGATGGCCTCCCTTGCTACCAAGCTCTTCGATGTCTCCCCCCAACGCGCCCACTGGCTCGCCTCCTTCCGTGGCTCCCTCCCCTCCTTTCTCCCCTCCGCCTCCGCCTCCGCCTCAGCCGCACCcatcccctcctcctcctcctcctcctctgctgCCCCCTCATCCGCCAAGGAGGTCGTCGCCCTCTTCACCGCCCTTCAGACCCAGATCTTCGAAGCTGTCGCTGAGCTCCAGGAGATCCTTGACCTCCAGGATTCCCGCCTCAAGCTGGCTCGCGAGATCCGTGCCAAGGACTCCACCCTCCTGTCCTTCACCAAAAAGATCCGAGAAGCCGAGCAGGTGCTCGACCAATTGGTCGACGACTACTCCGACTACCGTCGCGACCCGAAGCGCCCCAAATCTGACCAGGATTCCTCCGATTCCGGCTGCTCTACTTCTCTTCGTTCCTCTTTGGATCTCCAGGAGATCCTTTCCTACGCCCATCGTATTAGCTACACCACATTCGCCCCGCCGGAGCACGCCGGGCTGGCCCCGCTACGTGGCGCCCTCCCCCCAGCGCCGCAGGAGAACGAGATGCGTGCGTCACAACTCTACCACTTTGCCGACCTGGACGTCGGGGTGCTCAAGAAGGCGCCGGAGGCGAAGGAAAGGGCGGCGGACGCCCTGGCGGAGCCGCCGCTGATGGAGCCGACCCCACCAAGGGAGGAGGCCCCGGTGCCTATCCCGCCGATGCTGCCGATTACTGTTCCGGCTGGATGGAGGAAAGGGATGCCGATTGAGCTGCCAAACGAGCTCCCGCTGCCCCCGCTTGGGTGGAAGCCTGGAGACCCCATCAATTTGCCGTTGGATGGGGTCGTGGTTGGTAATAGGGAGGAGCAGCGGGTTGGTGGGGTTCCGGGAATGCCTGGCGTGCCTGCACCGCCACCAAAGGCGCCGGAGGCAATACAGGTCAAGTATGTGCAGCTTGACATCAATCCGGACCAGGATGATTATAGTAGCGATTATAGCAGTGATGTTGGGAGCTCGGAGGAGGACGACGAAGATTGA